From bacterium:
TATACCCACCGGCTTTTTAAGATGCAAGTGATTTGTTGTTGTGTGGATCAGGCCGGTCGGGATTCGAGGCCGGCTGCCGATCTCAGGCGTACCAGCGGAAGATGTAGGCGGCGAGCAGAATGCCGATGACGCCGATGACGTTCAGCCGGAAATAGAATCCCAAGGTCAGGCTGATGATGCCGAGATTGAGCTGGAATGGATCAAATCCGATGTGAGCGGTTTTGGTGAAAAATTGTTGGACCACGCCGTCCGGCAGGGCGAAGCCGATGACTTCCCCCAAAGCTGAACCGATGACAGCGCCCAGCACAATGGCCACAAGTATCCAGGCCATGGAAAGTCTAGTTCTCATTTCATCCTCAAGTTCTGCGAACCGTTCGTCCGCTTGATGGTTGGCTGCAAATGTGATCTGTGCGTTTAGGCTGCATCGCAGCGCCGGTTACTCTGTCTATTGCGCCGGCGTCTGAGGAGGACGCGGAGCGCCGGCCGCTGCAGCGGAGCCCCGCTGCCGGCCAAGCACATGGGCGCCGGCGGCCCGTAGCAATCCGTGTAAAATAAATAGAAACATAAAGGGAAACAGGAC
This genomic window contains:
- a CDS encoding DUF4321 domain-containing protein codes for the protein MRTRLSMAWILVAIVLGAVIGSALGEVIGFALPDGVVQQFFTKTAHIGFDPFQLNLGIISLTLGFYFRLNVIGVIGILLAAYIFRWYA